Within Streptomyces sp. NBC_00704, the genomic segment CATCGGCGTCCGCACGGCCACCGCCCAGTCGGTCTTCCTCACCGCCCTGACCCTCGTCTCCGCCCTGGCCCTCGCCCTCGTCTACGGCCTCGGCGGACGCCTCGCCCTGAGCGGTTCCCTGGAACCGGGCGCCGTCGTCGCCCTCGCCCTGCTCCTCACCCGCCTGTACGCCCCGCTCACCGCACTCGCCGGGGCCCGCGTGGAGGTGATGAGCGCCCTGGTCAGCTTCGAGCGGGTCTTCGAGGTGCTCGACCTGAAGCCGCTCATCGAGGACAAGCCGGACGCCCGCCAGGTCCCCGAAGGCCCCGTGTCCGTCGAGTTCGACGACGTCCGCTTCGCCTACCCGTCCGCCGACAAGGTCTCGCTCGCCTCCCTGGAGGAGGTCGCGGTGCTCGACACACGCGGCGGCGAGGAGGTCCTGCACGGCCTCTCCTTCCGCGCCGATCCCGGGCAGACCGTCGCCCTCGTCGGCTCCTCCGGCGCCGGCAAGTCCACCATCGCCCAGCTCCTGCCCCGGCTGTACGACGTCGACGAGGGCGCCGTCCGCATCGGCGGGGTCGACGTCCGGGAACTGAGCGCGGCCTCCCTGCGGGCCACGCTCGGCATGGTCACCCAGGACGGCCACCTCTTCCACGACACCGTCCGCGCCAACCTCCTGCTCGCCCGGCCCGGGGCCGACGACGACGCCCTGTGGGACGCCCTGCGCCGCTCCCGCCTCGACGACCTCGTCCGCTCCCTGCCCGACGGCCTCGACACCGTGGTCGGCGAGCGCGGCTACCGGCTCTCCGGCGGCGAACGCCAGCGCATGACCATCGCCCGCCTGCTGCTGGCCGGCCAGCGCGTCGTCATCCTCGACGAGGCCACCGCGCACCTCGACAACACCTCCGAGGCCGCCGTCCAGGAAGCCCTCGCCGAGGCCCTCGTGGACCGCACCGCGCTCGTCATCGCCCACCGTCTGTCGACCGTGCGCGCCGCCGACCTCATCCTCGTCGTGGAAGCCGGACGGATCGTCGAACGCGGCACGCACGAGGAACTCCTCGCCGACGGCGGACGGTACGCGGAGCTGTACCGCACGCAGTTCGCGCAGCCGGGGACGGCCCAGGCCGCGGAGCCCGCCACCGAGGCCGCCGCCCTCTGAACACGACGCCACCGCCCGCCCGCCCGCGCCGGACGGCCCCAAGGCCAAGGGCACGCGGGGCGGGTGTGGGGTTGAGGTCGGGTGTGTGAGCGGCTGAGTGCGCGCCCCCGGTCTGTGCCCTATCGGGTCGGTCGGCGCGCTGCCGCGGGGCGGTCGGCCGGTCGGGCCAGTGCGTCGGCGCTCGAGCGGAACAGCCCGGGCAGTTGCTCCGCAAGGGGTGCCAGCGCCGTGTGGGCAAGGGGCGGGCGCGGTGCGGGTGCGGGGCGGGTGTGGGGTTGACGTCGGGTGCGTGAGCGGCTGAGTGCGCGCCCCCGGTCTGTGCCCTATCGGGTCGGTCGGCGTGCTGCCGCGGGGCGGTCGGCGGGTCGGGCCAGTGCGTCGGCGCTCGAGCGGAACAGCCCGGGCAGTTGCTCCGCAAGGGGTGCCAGCGCCGTGTGGGCAAGGGGCGGGCGCGGTGCGGGTGCGGGGCGGGTGTGGGGTTGACGTCGGGTGCGTGAGCGGCTGAGTGCGCGCCCCTGGCCCGTGTCCTATCGGGTCGGTCGGCGCGCTGAAGCGGGGCGGTCGGCCGGTCGGGCCAGTGCGTCGACGCTCGCGCGGAACAGCCACGGCAGTTGCTGCGCCACGGGCACCAGCGCCGCGCGGGCCGTCGGCGCCCGCGTCGCGCCCAGCAGCGCGCGGGTCAGCCAGCGATAGCGGCGGGTGAGCCGCCGCCACTCCCGCTCGTAGGCCGCGAGGTCGCCGCCGGCGACGGCCCGGACGGCGGCCGCCGCCTGGGCGAGGGCCAGCGCGACGCCCTCGCCGGTCAGCGCGTCGACGTAGCCCGCCGCGTCGCCGACCAGCAGCACGCGGCCGGCGGTTCGCGCCCCGGCCTCCTGCCGCAGCGGGCCCGCCCCGCGCACCGGCCCGGCGGGGCCGGCCCCGGCGAGCCGCTCCCGCAGCCCGGGGAAGGCGGCCAGGTGGCCGTCGAAGGAGCCGCGGCCGGCGCTGAGCACCGCGACGCCCACGAGACCGTCGGCCACCGGCGTCACGTACGCCTCCGCGTCACGGGCCCAGTGCACCTCGACGTGATCACTCCAGGGGGCGATCGCGTAGTGGCGCCGCAGCCCGTACCGGGGGCGGCCACGGTGCGGCCGGTCGAGCCCCAGGGCCCGGCGGACCGGCGAGTGCAGCCCGTCGGCGGCGACGAGGTGACCGGCGCGGACCCCGTCGACCCGCACCCCGTCACCGTCCTGCTCGACAAGGTGCGCCGTGCGCCGCTCGACCGCGACGCCCGCGGCCAGCACCGCCTCGCGCAACGCGGCGTGCAGCGCCGTACGCCGGACCCCTCGGCCCGGACCCTCCCGGAAACCGGCGTCGACCTGGCGCGCCCCGGCGACGTAGCGGACGCCGTGCAGGTCGCGCCCCGGCGGATGCACGCCGAGCGCGGCCAGCGCGGCCACGGCGCCCGGCATCAGCCCCTCGCCGCACGCCTTGTCGACGACTCCGTCCCGCCGCTCCCACACGGTGACGTCGAGCCCGGCCCGGGCGGCGTGCAACGCCGTCGCCAGGCCGGCCGGGCCCGCCCCCACGACGAGCAGGTCCATGTGCGCCTCCTCAGGCCAGCCGGGTCAGGGCCGCGTCCTCGGTGCGGATGCGGGCGGTGAGCAGGAACCCGTTCAGGGCGGTGAAGACGACCGCCGTCACCCACGCCGAGTGCACCAGCGGGAGCGCGACGCCCTCCACCACGACGGCGACGTAGTTGGGGTGCGGGAGCAGCCGGTAGGGGCCGCCCGTCACGCGCGCGGCGCCCGGAACGACGATCACGCGGGTGTTCCACTGCCGTCCCAGGGTCGCGATGCACCACCAGCGCAGCGCCTGCGCGGCCACGACGAGCGCGAACATGGTCCAGGCGAGGACCGCCCCCGGATCCGGGCGGCGGGTCCACGCCTCCACCAGGGCGCCGGCGAGCAGACCCGTGTGCAGGACCACCATGAACGGGTAGTGCCCCCGCCCGCACTCCTCGCCGCCCCGCGCCAGGCTGAACGCGGCGTTGCGGCGGGAGACGACGAGTTCGGCGACGCGCTCCAGGGCGACGGCCGCGACCAGGACGGTGAACGCGGCCAGACCGTTCACCGCTCACCGCCCGGTGCGCGCAGGAGCACCAGCTCGGAACAGAACCCCGGCCCCATGGCGAGCATGAGACCGTGGGAACCGGGCGGGGGCGGCCGCTCGGCGAGCGTGTCCGCCAGCACGTGCAGCACGGACGCGGAGGACAGGTTGCCGATCCGCCGCAGCGAGTCCCAGGTCAGCCGCAGGGCGTCCCGGTCCACTCCCAGGGCCTCCTGCACCGCCTCCAGCACCCGGGGACCGCCGGGGTGGGCCACGTACCAGCGCACGTCGTCGCGGGTCAGTCCGTGGTCGGCGAGGAAGCCGCGGACGTCGTCGCCGAGATGACGGCGCACCAGATCGGGGACGGAGGCGTCCAGCACGATCCGCAGCCCGCCGGAGCCGACGTCCCAGCCCATCATGCGCTCCGAGTCGGGATACAGCCGGCTGCGCGACGCGAGCACCTCGGGCCGGGCCGGGTCGTCGGACTGCGCGAGGGGGTGCCCGGAGCCGACGGCGACCACCGCCGCGGCGCCGTCCCCGAACAGGCCGGCGGCCACGAGGTTGGCGACCGACGCGTCGTCACGCTGGAGGGTCAGCGAGCACAGCTCGACCGACATCAGCACCGCGACCCCGTCCGGCCGTCCGCGCAGCAGGTCGTCGAGCCGGGCCACGCCCGCCGCTCCCGCCACGCACCCCAGGCCGACGAGGGGCAGCCGCACCACGTCGGGCCGCAGCCCGATCTCCGCCGCGACGCGGGCCTCCAGCGAGGGCACGGCGAGCCCGGTCACCGTGCAGGACACGATGTAGTCGACGTCGGCCGGGGTGAGGCCGACGTCCTTGAGCGCGTCGACCACCGCACGGGCCCCCAGCTCCACGCCGGCCCGGATGAAGGCGTCGTTGGCCCGGCCGAAGTCGCCGGGCCGGGCGTACTCGTGCAGCGGCAGCACGGTGTGCCGGGTCTCGACGCACACGTTGCGATGGAGCCGTTCCACGACCGCGCGGTCGACGCCGCCGCCCAGCGCGGCGGTGAAGGACGCGGTGATCTCCTCCTGACGGTGTCGGTGCCCGGGCAGGGCGCCGCGGACGCTGAGGACGCGCATGGTCATGCTGGCTCCGGTGGTCGGCTGGTCGGCTGGTCGGCAGGTCGGCGGGTCGGTGGGGAGGGGCGGGGAGGAGAGGGGCGGGGCGGGGAGGCGGAGGCGACGTGCCGGGCCGGCCCGGGCCCGGCGCGGGTGTCGACGTCGAGACGGCGCGGGACGGTCGCGGGGAGGCCGGCGCGGCGGGCCGGAGGAGCCATCAGCCCACCGCCACGAGCAGCGCGACGTCGGCCAGGGCGATGGCCATCGCGGCCCGGAAGGGCGCACGGCCGCGGGCGACCAGCGTGAGCACGGCCAGGACGACCACCAGCGCGAGGACCGCCCAGGCCCACGCCGGCGGCCTCCCCGCCGGGCCGAGCACGGTGAGCAGCGAGGCGGCGGGCAGCAGCACCGCGGCGAGGACCCGCGAGCGCCGCTCGCCGATCCGGTGCGGGAGACCGCGGACGCCGGTGCGTTCGTCGTCGGCGAGGTCGGGCAGCACGTTCAGCAGATGCGCGCCCACGCCGAGCAGGGCGCCGGCGCCGGTCGTCCACAGCGGCGCCCAGCACCGCTCGGGGCCGGTGAGCGTGACGAGGGAGGGCAACGCGCCGAAGGCGCAGGCGTACGGCGCCCAGGACCACGCGGTCGCCTTGAGCCCGAGGTTGTAGGCGTGGCCCGCGCCGGTGGCCAGGGTGGCGTTGACCAGCGCGGTGCGCCAGCCGGCCAGCGCCGACAGCACGAGACAGGCCGCCGCGGCCGCCGCCAGGGCCCGCGCCGCCCGGCCCGCCGGAAGGCTGCCGACGGCCAGCGGTTTGCCGAGGCGGCCGACCGCGCGGTCACGGCCCCGGTCCAGCAGGTCGTTGCCCCAGCCGATGGTGAGCTGGCCGGTGAACACGGCCGCGGTGACGACGACCGCCTCGAGCGGACGCAGACCCCCGCGCACCGCGAGCAGACCCGTGACCGCGGTGACCGCGAGGGCCGGTCCGCCGTGGGCGGCGGCGAGCAGCGCGGACAGGGCGGACAGGGCGGACGGTCCGGGCCGGTCCGGCAGCGCACGCGTGACCATGAGGGGCATGCAGCATCGCTGCCACGCCGCCCGCCCGCTCACACGAACCACTCCGGCATCCGGCGGACGCCGGCCGCCGCCGCGGGGCCCGAGCGCGGGGCTGGGGCCCGGTGATCGGAGGCGCAGGTTCCACTGCTTCACCGGGCCCCAGCTATGACCCCTGGTGCCCGGCAAGGTGGTCGTTACACCGTTTGTCCCGGGGAGCGCACCCGCCCGGAACGCGACTGTGGGCCCCGGGAGATCCCGGGGCCCACAGAACGGTTGTCGTGCGCTGCGTCACCAGCGGTACCAGCGGCCCTTGCGGCCGCCGGAGTCCACACTGCGCATGACGAAGCCGAGCAGCCAGACGACCAGCACGATGACGGCGATCCACCAGAGTGCCTTCAGCGCGAAGCCCGCGCCGAAGAGGATCAGGGCCAGAAGAAGAACGAGAAGCAGGGGAACCATAGTTATCAACCTCCGACGCTCCTCGTGCCCCCTGATGCCAGGAACATACGGTCGATTTCCCTGGTTTCTTCACCGCTTCCACGGGAACCGGACCCGGTTCCGCCACGCTTCCCGCCCGCACCCCGGACGGCTCACGGGGTGCGGGCGGCAGCCCGGGAACGGCGGTCCACCGGCCCCCCTGCGGCCGGTGGACCGCCGTCGTCACGAGCCGATCGGGAGACCCGCGACGAACGACGTCAGCCGGTCGGCGAGGAGCCGGTCGTCGCGCGCCGAGTAGCGCCAGTGACAGCCCGGAGGACGTCGCCGCGCCGAGGTGGACCACGACGAGGCGGGGCCGCCAGGTGCCTGGGTCGCGCCAGACGTCGCCGGCCGGCCGGGCCGCCGGCCGTGGATCAGTAGCCGTAGATCATCTTGTAGGCGACCTCGGGGAGGAACTGGCCTGCCGAGGAGCCGCCCCCGACGCCGCAGTTGCCGTCGGACTCGCCCGGCGTCTTGATCCACAGGAGCATCTCCGCGCCGCCCCCGGTCCGGGTGGGGGTGCCGATACGACGGCCCGCGGGGTTGCACCACTGGCCGTTGGACCCGTTGCCGTTACGGCTGCTGTCCACGACGAACGGCTTGGTGTAGCCGTAGCGGGCGCTCAGCTCCCTGTTGACGGCGTTGCCGTAGGCGGTGTTCTCGGCGGTGGTGAAGTAGTTGGAGATGTTGAGGGAGAACCCGTGGGCCTGCCGCAGACCGGCGTCGTTGAGGCGCTGGGCCATGGTCGCCGCTCCGGCCCACCCGGGATTGCCGGCGTCGAGGTAGACCCACGTGTTGGGGGCCTGCCGCTTGAACTGGGCGAGAGCGCCGCTCAACATGCCCTGGCGTTCGTTGATCTGACCCTGCGTCATGCACCCGTAGTCCCCGAGGGAGTCCGGTTCGAGCAGGACGACGGCCGGACGTCCGGCGATCCCGCCGGCGAACTGTGCGATCCAGTTCGCGTAGGCGGACGGCGAGCCGGCTCCGCCCGCGGAGTGCCCGCCGCAGTAGTCGCGGTTGTAGACGTTGTACGCGACGAGGATCGGCAGCTTGTCCCGGCTGTCCGCGGCGCCCGCGTACGCGCCCGTCGCGGTGCCGATGGTGCCGCTCCAGGAGCCGAACCAGCGAGCCGCGGGGGTGTTGGCCAGGGAGGCGTTGATCGCGGCGGCCCGGCCGTCGCCGGGGTTGGCGGCGACCCACCGCTTCGCGCTGGAGTCGGGATCCACGTAGAACCCGCTGGTCATGGTCGTCGGGTCGGCGGCGTGAGCGGACGGGGCGGCGGCGAGCGCCAGCGGGAGGGCGAAGAACGCTGTCACGAGGGCGCGGAGTCTGCGGCGCATGACTGAACCTCGGTTTCCTGGCGGGGATGCGCCGCACACGATCGTCCCGAGCGTGCGACGCGCTGAGGAGGTGCGACCCCTGGGAGCGCTCCCACTGGAAGCGTTTCCAGCGGCACGGGGAGCCAAGGGGTGTGGTCGGTATCGTGTGGCGGGCCGTGGGAACTGTCAAGCACCCCTGCGGAAAACGCCGTTGCCGCCGCGCGGGGTGCGCGGCGAAGAGCGCCAGGTCTTCACAGGGCGGGAACGAGGCTCTACAGTCCCGGAATTGGAAGCGCTTCCAGTTCCCGGCCGCCCGGTTCATCCAGGCACGGGTCCCGTACGTCGGGCTCCCGGTGCCCCGGACCTCCGTGGCTCGGGAACCCTCCGCGCACCGGGACCTCCGTGGTCGGACCCTCCGCACTCCGGGCCCTCCGCACCTCGGGGACCACCGCACCTCGCGGCCGCCGCACCTCGGCGCCCTGGGGCGCTTCGTCCGGCCGCGACGGAAAGGCCCACACCCATGACAGCGACCGAGCCCCGTCCACAGCCGACGCTCGACGAGGTGGCAGGACTCGCGGGCGTCTCCCGCTCCGTGGCCTCCCGCGTCCTCAACAACGCCCCCCACGTCAGCCGCGTCAAGCGTGAGGCGGTCGAGCGGGCCGTCCGGCAGCTCGGTTACGTCCCCAACCCGCGCGCCCGCGCTCTGGCCACCCGTCAGACGGGAGCGGCCGCCCTGGTCGTCTCGGGGGAGGATCCGTCGATCTTCGCGGATCCGTTCTTCGCCCAGGTGATCGTGGGGGCGGCGGAGGCTCTGGAGGAGGCCGACCTGCACCTCATGCTCTGCCTGGCCGCCTCCGACCGAGGGCGCGCGCGAGTGGCGGAGCTGTTGCGGTCCAGGGGCGCCGACGGCGTCATGCTGATGGCGCTGCGCGAGGGCGATCCGCTCGCCCGGATGGCCCGGGAGGCGGAGATGCCCGTCGTGTTCGGCGGACGCCCCGTCGGTCCGGCTCCGCGCTGGTACGTGGACGTCGACAACGTCGGCGGGGCGCGCGAGGCCACCGATCATCTGCTCGCGTGCGGACGCACACGCGTCGCCGCGATCTGCGGGCGCATGGACACCGAGGCCGGGCGCGCCCGGTACCGCGGGTACCGCGATGCCGTGCTGGCGGCCGGACTCGATCCGTTCCCGCCGCGGGAGGGGGACTTCACCGAGCCCAGCGGAGCCGCCGTCATGGCCGCCCTGCTCGCCGAACACCCCGAGGTGGACGGGGTGTTCGCCGCCAACGACAACATGGCCGCGGGTGCGCTGCGCACCTTGCGCGAGGCCGGCCGGCTGGTCCCCGCCGACGTCGCCGTGGTCGGTTTCGACGACCTGGAGATCGCCCGCATCGCCGACCCGCCGCTCACCACCGTCCATCAGCCCGTCACGGCCCTCGGACGGGAGACGGCGCGCATGCTGGCCGCGCTGGTCAACGGCCAGGACCCCACCCCGCTGATCCTGCCCACCCGACTGGTCATCCGCTCCAGCGCGTGACATGCAGGCGCCTGACGCGCCGGCGTCTGACGTACCCGGCCCTGCCATGCGGGCCCGTGCGCCGTGAGGCAGATCGGGACCGAAGCGAGTCCGAACGCGGGCTTCCAAGGCGGTGCTCGAGGGTCGGATCCGCCGGTCGGTGTCCGAGGGTCGGGTCCGCCGGTCGGTGCCGCTGGGCCGTCGACCGCGCTGAGCGTGGCGGTGCGGCTGCCGTCGGGCGGACGAGATCCACCGCGCCGGGGTCGCGGCCGGTCCGCTCAGGCGGTGACCGCCGGGGCACGGTACGGCACGAGCGCTCGCGCGCGGGACGCCGTCGGCGGTGTTCCGCCGCTCCGCAGCGCCGCCGGGGCGGTCACGCGGTCGCGGTCAGCAGGCCGGCCAGTACGTCGGGCCGTTCCAGGGCGATGAAGTGGCCGGCCTGCGGGACCTGGGTGAAGCCGGCGGCGGGCAGCAGCTTCCGGTTGGCCTCCCGGTCCGACGCCCGGGACCAGTCCTGCTCGCCGTAGACGAGGTGGACGGGTGCCTGGACCTCGGGGTAGCGGGAGCGGGCCGCGACGAGGCTGGGCAGGGCCTGGTACACGGCCCGGGCCACGGCCGGGTAGCCGGGGCGGCTCCCCACCCGGAGGAGCTCGTCCACGTAGTCCTCCCGCAGCGCGGTCCGGTCCACGAGACCGCCTCGCAGAATCCTGCGCAGGGCGGCCCTGGGCTCCACCCCGGCGATGACCGGGCCCACTCCCGGCGCGAGGACGCCGCCGACCACCACGCGGGCCAGGAGGCCCGAGCGGGCGATACCGCCGGGGAAGTCGTACGCGTTGACGGCGACCACGCGCCGGACGCGTTCCGGCAGACCGGCCGCGGTGGTCAGGGCCAGCACCGCCCCCATGGACTCCCCGGCCAGCGTGACGTCGTGGAGGTCGAGTTCGGTCAGGAGCCGTCCGACGCCCGCGCGCATGGCCGGTTCGTCGTAGGAGGCGCCGGGCACGATCTCCGAGTACCCCATCCCCGGCAGGTCGAGTGCATACACGGTGTAGTGGTCCGCGACCTGCGGGATGAGGAGGCGGAAGTGCTCGGCCTGCGTGCGCACGGTGTGCAGCAGGACCAGCGGGGCGCCGGCGCCCGCCTTGAGATAGCGCAGCGTCCCCTCGTGGCCGGGACGGTCGTCCTGGCCGCCGCGGCCACGGGGGCGGGGTGCGAGGGTGTGGGCGCTGGTCCCGGGGACGTGCAGCGCGGGACGTGACGCGTGGTCGGACATCTCGTCGGCTCCCTGTCCCGCGCTACTGGGCCAGCTGCGGGTACAGGGCGGCGAGGTCCCCGGCGAGACCGGCCTTGACCTGCCGGGAGACGTCGTCGGCGAGCACCTCGTACGCTCCGCTCTCGACGCCGTCGAGGGCCAGTGCGGCGACCTCGCGGGGGTCGGACTTGGGGGCGTCGACGCCGGCTGCGAGATCCGTGTCCACGTAGCCGACGTGCAGCCCGGTGACCGAGATGCCGCGCGGCAGCAGCTCCAGGCGCAGGGAGTTGGTCTGCGACCACAGGGCGGCCTTGGAGGCGCTGTAGGAGCCGCCGAGGGCGATCCACGAGAGCACGGAGTGCACGTTGAGGAGGTGGCCGCCGCCGTTGCGCTCGATGACCGGCACGAACGCCCGGGCGAGGAGCAGCGGGCCGTAGAAGTTGGTCTCGAACTCCCGGCGCACGTCGTCGACGGGGGAGTCGAGGAAGGACGCGCCCACCGAGGCGCCCGCGTTGTTGACCAGCACGGTGACGTCCCCGGCCCGTGCTGCGGCGGCTGCCACGGAGGCGGGGTCGGTGACCTCCAGAGCCACCGGGACGGCGTCGGGGTGGGTCACGGCGCGCGGGTCGCGGGCCGTGGCGTACACCTTGCCGGCGCCGCGTGCGTAGAGCTCCTCCACGAGTGCCTTGCCGATGCCCCGGCTGCCGCCGGTGACGAAGACGTTCGCGCCCTTCAGAGCGGTCATGACTACCTCCACAGAATGCGGGAAACCGATCGGTTTCCCTTCGGTGTCCCTACTGTAAACCGATCGGTTTCCCCACGCAAGTGCCAGGAGGGCCGGCCGCTCGCGCTCGGCCACCGGAAGGGGTGCCCGATCTCCGTCCGGCTCGTCTGCCCGGGCGGCCGGTCCGGCCGCGTGCGCAGCGTCCGTCAACTCGCGTGCGGCGATGCCGTGATGGAGCTGTGCCGCGATGCAGCCGACGTCCACGGCGAGCGCCGTCCCGCGCGCGAGCCGTCCTGCGCTGTCGTGCGCCGTCAGGCAAGGGGCGGTGCGCTGCGGGGCAAGTCGCGGCGCGGCGTGCGCCCTAGCGTGAGTGGTGTTCCGTGCCGCGCGTCCGGGATTCCGCATACGCATTCGGCATGTCGCAATCCGTATTCCCAGATCATTTTCAGAACGAGGTAGCCACTCATGCCGTACATCACCGTGGGCCAGGAGAACTCCACCGCCGTCGACCTCTATTACGAGGACCACGGGACCGGGCAGCCGGTCGTCCTCATCCACGGCTTCCCGCTCGACGGTCACTCCTGGGAGCGGCAGAGCGCCGTGCTGCTCGACGCCGGCTACCGCGTGATCACCTACGACCGCCGGGGTTTCGGGCAGTCGAGCCAGCCGACCACCGGATACGACTACGACACCTTCGCCGCCGACCTGAACACGGTCCTGGAGACCCTCGACCTGACGGACGCCGTCCTGGTCGGGTTCTCCATGGGCACCGGTGAGGTCGCCCGCTACATGTCCCGCCACGGTTCCGCCCGCGTCGCCAAGGTCGCCTTCCTCGCCTCGCTGGAGCCCTGCCTGCTCAAGAGCGACGACAACCCGGACGGGGTCGCCCCGAAGGAGTTCTTCGACGGTGTAGTCGCTGCCGTCAAGGCGGACCGGTACGCGTACTTCACCGCCTTCTACCAGGACTTCTACAACCTCGACGAGAACCTCGGCGTCAGGATCAGCGAGGAGGCCGTGCGCAACAGCTGGAACGTCGCCGCGGGCAGCGGGTTCTTCGCCTCCGCCGCCGCGCCGTCGACCTGGTACACCGACTTCCGGGCCGACATCCCCGCCATCGACGTGCCGGCCCTGATCCTGCACGGCACCGGTGACCGCATCCTGCCCGTCGAGGGCACCGCGCGGCCCTTCCACAAGGCGCTTCCGTCCGCCGACTACGTGGAGATCGAGGGCGCCCCGCACGGCCTGCTGTGGACGCACGCCGAGGAGGTCAACGCGGCCCTTCTCGCCTTCCTGGCGAAGTGACCGGACGGGGCCGGGTCGTCCGCTGCGGGACGACCCGGCTCCCGCACGTCCCCATGGACGGCCCCGGCGGCCGGTCCCGTCCGCCGGGGCGATCTCACGGATTCACGCGATGCGCCCGCTCACGCTCCTTGGCACGGTGTCGGGAAAGCACACCTGCCGAGGAGCCGCAACGATGTCGCCGGAATCATCGACACCGGAACCCGGGACGCAGTTCCCGGGCGCCGTCTACGCCACGGATTCGGTTCCCGTCCTCCAGAGACGGTCCTACTGGCGAGAAGCCCTGTCCAGGACCTTCGCCGCCGTCGACATCACCGTTGCGGACGAGGCCTGTTCGGGAACCATCCGGACGTCCCCGCTGGGACGTCTGCGGCTCGCCACGGCGGACGGCGGCCCGCTGCGGGCGTGGCGGAGTCAGCGGCTGATCGCTCAGGGCGACGGCGAGGAGCGCGTGGTCGTCAGCCTCGTGGCCAAGGGCGTCGTCGGAATCGAGCAGGACGGCCGGGAAGTCCGCCTGCGTCCCGGAGAGTTCGCCTTCTGCGACATGGCGCGTCCGATCCGGATGGAGTTTCCCGAGCCGTACCGGACGAAGTCCCTCGTCCTGCCGCGGCACCTGCTGGGCGTCGGCGAGGAGGCGCTGCGACGGCTCAC encodes:
- a CDS encoding alpha/beta fold hydrolase encodes the protein MSDHASRPALHVPGTSAHTLAPRPRGRGGQDDRPGHEGTLRYLKAGAGAPLVLLHTVRTQAEHFRLLIPQVADHYTVYALDLPGMGYSEIVPGASYDEPAMRAGVGRLLTELDLHDVTLAGESMGAVLALTTAAGLPERVRRVVAVNAYDFPGGIARSGLLARVVVGGVLAPGVGPVIAGVEPRAALRRILRGGLVDRTALREDYVDELLRVGSRPGYPAVARAVYQALPSLVAARSRYPEVQAPVHLVYGEQDWSRASDREANRKLLPAAGFTQVPQAGHFIALERPDVLAGLLTATA
- a CDS encoding ABC transporter ATP-binding protein → MDATAMTQLYSVMHAQQEHRPFDRATLRRIGAFARPHRRRIALFVVLGMLTALLAVATPVLAGRVVDAIVSHGDADTVVRLALLIAGIAVLEAGLGILGRRLSATLGEGLILDLRTAVFDHVQRMPVAFFTRTRTGALVSRLNNDVIGAQRAFSNTLSGVVSNLVTLILTLAVMLTLSWQVTLLALALLPVFVIPARRMGRRMAGMQREAAALNAAMGTRMTERFSAPGATLVKLFGRPEEESAEFAARAARVRDIGVRTATAQSVFLTALTLVSALALALVYGLGGRLALSGSLEPGAVVALALLLTRLYAPLTALAGARVEVMSALVSFERVFEVLDLKPLIEDKPDARQVPEGPVSVEFDDVRFAYPSADKVSLASLEEVAVLDTRGGEEVLHGLSFRADPGQTVALVGSSGAGKSTIAQLLPRLYDVDEGAVRIGGVDVRELSAASLRATLGMVTQDGHLFHDTVRANLLLARPGADDDALWDALRRSRLDDLVRSLPDGLDTVVGERGYRLSGGERQRMTIARLLLAGQRVVILDEATAHLDNTSEAAVQEALAEALVDRTALVIAHRLSTVRAADLILVVEAGRIVERGTHEELLADGGRYAELYRTQFAQPGTAQAAEPATEAAAL
- a CDS encoding isoprenylcysteine carboxyl methyltransferase family protein encodes the protein MNGLAAFTVLVAAVALERVAELVVSRRNAAFSLARGGEECGRGHYPFMVVLHTGLLAGALVEAWTRRPDPGAVLAWTMFALVVAAQALRWWCIATLGRQWNTRVIVVPGAARVTGGPYRLLPHPNYVAVVVEGVALPLVHSAWVTAVVFTALNGFLLTARIRTEDAALTRLA
- a CDS encoding glycoside hydrolase family 6 protein; translation: MRRRLRALVTAFFALPLALAAAPSAHAADPTTMTSGFYVDPDSSAKRWVAANPGDGRAAAINASLANTPAARWFGSWSGTIGTATGAYAGAADSRDKLPILVAYNVYNRDYCGGHSAGGAGSPSAYANWIAQFAGGIAGRPAVVLLEPDSLGDYGCMTQGQINERQGMLSGALAQFKRQAPNTWVYLDAGNPGWAGAATMAQRLNDAGLRQAHGFSLNISNYFTTAENTAYGNAVNRELSARYGYTKPFVVDSSRNGNGSNGQWCNPAGRRIGTPTRTGGGAEMLLWIKTPGESDGNCGVGGGSSAGQFLPEVAYKMIYGY
- a CDS encoding NAD(P)/FAD-dependent oxidoreductase, coding for MDLLVVGAGPAGLATALHAARAGLDVTVWERRDGVVDKACGEGLMPGAVAALAALGVHPPGRDLHGVRYVAGARQVDAGFREGPGRGVRRTALHAALREAVLAAGVAVERRTAHLVEQDGDGVRVDGVRAGHLVAADGLHSPVRRALGLDRPHRGRPRYGLRRHYAIAPWSDHVEVHWARDAEAYVTPVADGLVGVAVLSAGRGSFDGHLAAFPGLRERLAGAGPAGPVRGAGPLRQEAGARTAGRVLLVGDAAGYVDALTGEGVALALAQAAAAVRAVAGGDLAAYEREWRRLTRRYRWLTRALLGATRAPTARAALVPVAQQLPWLFRASVDALARPADRPASARRPTR
- a CDS encoding type III polyketide synthase, whose protein sequence is MTMRVLSVRGALPGHRHRQEEITASFTAALGGGVDRAVVERLHRNVCVETRHTVLPLHEYARPGDFGRANDAFIRAGVELGARAVVDALKDVGLTPADVDYIVSCTVTGLAVPSLEARVAAEIGLRPDVVRLPLVGLGCVAGAAGVARLDDLLRGRPDGVAVLMSVELCSLTLQRDDASVANLVAAGLFGDGAAAVVAVGSGHPLAQSDDPARPEVLASRSRLYPDSERMMGWDVGSGGLRIVLDASVPDLVRRHLGDDVRGFLADHGLTRDDVRWYVAHPGGPRVLEAVQEALGVDRDALRLTWDSLRRIGNLSSASVLHVLADTLAERPPPPGSHGLMLAMGPGFCSELVLLRAPGGER
- a CDS encoding UbiA family prenyltransferase, producing the protein MPLMVTRALPDRPGPSALSALSALLAAAHGGPALAVTAVTGLLAVRGGLRPLEAVVVTAAVFTGQLTIGWGNDLLDRGRDRAVGRLGKPLAVGSLPAGRAARALAAAAAACLVLSALAGWRTALVNATLATGAGHAYNLGLKATAWSWAPYACAFGALPSLVTLTGPERCWAPLWTTGAGALLGVGAHLLNVLPDLADDERTGVRGLPHRIGERRSRVLAAVLLPAASLLTVLGPAGRPPAWAWAVLALVVVLAVLTLVARGRAPFRAAMAIALADVALLVAVG
- a CDS encoding LacI family DNA-binding transcriptional regulator; the protein is MTATEPRPQPTLDEVAGLAGVSRSVASRVLNNAPHVSRVKREAVERAVRQLGYVPNPRARALATRQTGAAALVVSGEDPSIFADPFFAQVIVGAAEALEEADLHLMLCLAASDRGRARVAELLRSRGADGVMLMALREGDPLARMAREAEMPVVFGGRPVGPAPRWYVDVDNVGGAREATDHLLACGRTRVAAICGRMDTEAGRARYRGYRDAVLAAGLDPFPPREGDFTEPSGAAVMAALLAEHPEVDGVFAANDNMAAGALRTLREAGRLVPADVAVVGFDDLEIARIADPPLTTVHQPVTALGRETARMLAALVNGQDPTPLILPTRLVIRSSA
- a CDS encoding hydrophobic protein, whose product is MVPLLLVLLLALILFGAGFALKALWWIAVIVLVVWLLGFVMRSVDSGGRKGRWYRW